One genomic window of Elaeis guineensis isolate ETL-2024a chromosome 2, EG11, whole genome shotgun sequence includes the following:
- the LOC105034015 gene encoding uncharacterized protein, producing MYCFKSAAKVLRFHFGMANLPPSLSTSPSLGGPTPSSPAAAAGTAAQGTKDRKMASAEQLVLDLCDPELRENALLDLSKKREIFQDLAPLLWNSYGTIAALLQEIVSIYPALSPPTLSPGASNRVCNALALLQCVASHPDTRILFLNAHIPLYLYPFLNTTSKTRPFEYLRLTSLGVIGALVKVDDTEVISFLLQTEIIPLCLRTMEMGSELSKTVATFIVQKILLDDVGLRYICATPERFFAVGSVLANMVVSLAEQPSTRLLKHIIRCYLRLSDNPRACGALQTCLPDMLKDGTFNNCLRDDPATRRWLQQLLHNVSGGNLVASLHAGLDHMMGN from the exons ATGTACTGCTTCAAAAGTGCAGCTAAGGTTCTTCGTTTCCATTTCGGTATGGCGAACCTGCCCCCTTCCCTCTCTACAAGCCCTTCCCTCGGGGGACCCACTCCCTCTTCTCCGGCAGCCGCCGCCGGTACCGCCGCCCAAGGTACCAAGGATCGCAAAATGGCCTCTGCGGAGCAGTTGGTTCTGGATCTCTGCGATCCCGAGCTCAGGGAGAACGCCCTCCTCGATCTCTCTAAG AAGAGAGAGATATTTCAAGATCTAGCACCGCTGTTGTGGAACTCCTATGGCACAATAGCGGCACTGCTTCAG GAGATAGTTTCAATTTATCCTGCTCTTTCGCCCCCAACACTCTCACCTGGAGCATCAAACCGAGTTTGCAATGCACTTGCTCTTCTTCAG TGTGTTGCATCACACCCAGATACTAGGATTCTTTTCTTAAATG CTCACATACCTTTGTATCTGTACCCTTTTTTAAATACCACTAGTAAAACAAGGCCATTCGAGTATTTGAGACTTACCAGCTTGGGAGTTATTGGTGCTCTTGTGAAG GTTGATGATACTGAGGTTATAAGTTTTCTTCTTCAGACCGAAATAATTCCCCTGTGTCTTCGCACAATGGAGATGGGTAGCGAACTATCAAAAACA GTGGCCACTTTTATTGttcaaaaaattctattggatGATGTTGGGCTTCGATATATTTGTGCTACTCCAGAGCGGTTCTTTGCTGTGGGTAGTGTTCTGGCAAATATGGTTGTGTCACTTGCTGAGCAACCCTCGACAAGGCTGTTGAAGCATATAATACGATGTTACCTTAGGCTATCAGACAATCCAAG AGCATGTGGAGCTTTGCAGACTTGCCTTCCTGACATGTTAAAAGATGGAACCTTCAACAACTGCCTTCGG GATGACCCTGCTACCCGTCGATGGCTTCAACAGCTGCTACACAATGTGAGTGGAGGAAACTTAGTGGCCTCTCTTCATGCAGGACTTGATCACATGATGGGAAACTAG